A single region of the Thermococcus sp. genome encodes:
- a CDS encoding DUF1614 domain-containing protein, with translation MSNARRFLFPPLTWPFLLLIASLFVLVFLFFSSAVLMAFNRLGLPPGVAITLFAFALFGSFINIPIAEEVTYEPVIRVREVGFFGILYPIPYFDWEEKKTIIAVNVGGALVPLSIVLYELFRLIHLGEYGLLVNTLLAVFIASLLSNAVARPIRGLGIAMPSLFPPLVAVLLGWLLGDGNPTLVAYVSGTLGVLIGADIMNWRKIKHLGAPMVSIGGAGTFDGIFLAGIIAVLLV, from the coding sequence ATGAGTAACGCAAGGCGCTTCCTTTTTCCTCCCCTTACCTGGCCGTTTCTTCTTCTGATTGCATCCCTTTTCGTGTTGGTCTTTCTGTTCTTTTCGAGTGCAGTCCTCATGGCGTTTAACAGGCTCGGTCTTCCGCCAGGGGTGGCCATTACGCTGTTTGCCTTTGCTCTCTTTGGAAGTTTCATAAACATACCCATAGCCGAGGAGGTGACCTACGAGCCCGTTATCAGGGTTAGGGAGGTCGGTTTCTTCGGGATTCTCTACCCCATTCCCTACTTCGACTGGGAGGAGAAGAAGACGATTATAGCCGTTAACGTTGGCGGTGCGCTCGTTCCGTTGAGCATCGTTCTCTACGAGCTATTCCGTCTGATTCACCTCGGGGAGTACGGTCTTCTCGTGAATACTCTCCTCGCTGTTTTTATAGCGTCTCTTTTGAGCAACGCCGTTGCGAGGCCAATCCGAGGACTTGGAATCGCGATGCCTTCTCTCTTCCCGCCCTTAGTAGCGGTTCTCTTGGGATGGCTCCTTGGAGACGGAAATCCAACGCTGGTTGCTTACGTTAGCGGAACCCTTGGCGTTTTAATTGGTGCAGACATCATGAACTGGAGGAAAATCAAGCATCTTGGCGCTCCGATGGTCAGCATCGGGGGAGCAGGAACTTTTGATGGAATCTTCCTGGCTGGAATCATTGCCGTTCTTTTAGTATGA